The proteins below come from a single Sinorhizobium fredii genomic window:
- a CDS encoding glycosyl hydrolase family 8: MKYLLIFALLLAALVGPVGADERQASVKADAWAQYKSKFLDPSGRILDDVNGNVSHSEGQGYGLLLSFLADKPADFEQIWSFTRRELLLRDDGLAAWKWSPDNDPHVTDINNATDGDILIAYGLALAAERWGRSDYSQAAATIAKAILDKTVVKHGGRTLLLPGVAGFSAADRDDGPVINPSYWVFEALPVLDRLVPSPKWQELGADGKTMIQGMKFGPQDMPADWVSAKTTLKPAAGFPREFGFNALRIPLYLVRADQSDREFLLRLQRGISGPQGELLTRDLESGAVRATLTDPGYRIINHILACVLEGTKMPEDAKAFQPTQYYPSTLHLLGLSFVEEKHPECL, from the coding sequence ATGAAATACCTGTTGATATTCGCGCTCCTTCTGGCAGCGCTGGTCGGGCCGGTCGGAGCGGATGAAAGGCAGGCAAGCGTGAAAGCCGACGCCTGGGCGCAGTACAAGTCGAAGTTCCTCGATCCGAGCGGGCGCATCCTCGACGACGTCAATGGCAATGTCAGCCACAGCGAGGGACAGGGATATGGCCTGCTTCTTTCGTTCCTGGCAGACAAACCGGCCGATTTCGAGCAGATCTGGTCCTTCACCCGTCGCGAGCTTCTGTTACGCGACGACGGGCTTGCGGCCTGGAAATGGAGTCCGGACAACGATCCGCATGTTACCGACATCAACAACGCGACCGACGGCGACATTTTGATCGCCTATGGCCTGGCGCTCGCTGCCGAGCGCTGGGGCCGCAGCGATTATTCGCAGGCGGCAGCCACGATCGCCAAGGCCATTCTCGACAAGACCGTCGTCAAACATGGCGGGCGCACGCTGCTATTGCCCGGCGTCGCGGGATTTTCAGCCGCCGACCGGGACGATGGCCCGGTCATCAATCCCTCCTATTGGGTGTTCGAAGCACTGCCCGTGCTCGACCGACTCGTCCCTTCGCCGAAATGGCAAGAGCTCGGGGCAGACGGCAAGACGATGATCCAGGGCATGAAATTTGGACCGCAGGACATGCCGGCCGATTGGGTAAGCGCCAAGACCACACTCAAGCCGGCCGCCGGATTTCCGCGAGAGTTCGGTTTTAACGCTCTGCGAATTCCCCTTTACCTCGTGCGCGCCGATCAATCAGATCGGGAGTTTCTCTTGCGGCTGCAACGTGGGATCTCTGGGCCGCAAGGCGAGCTTCTGACCCGCGATCTCGAAAGCGGAGCGGTGCGCGCGACGCTGACGGATCCGGGTTATCGAATTATTAACCATATTCTGGCCTGTGTGCTCGAAGGCACGAAGATGCCAGAGGACGCCAAGGCGTTCCAACCGACGCAATACTACCCTTCGACCCTGCACCTGCTGGGGTTGTCTTTCGTGGAGGAAAAGCATCCGGAGTGCTTATGA